The following proteins come from a genomic window of Pyxidicoccus sp. MSG2:
- a CDS encoding CarD family transcriptional regulator gives MPEGSASLQLAVGDRVVYPNQGVCRVTAIDVKEVAGQKLTFVTMRREEDGAVVMVPSNKVVAIGVRKVATAEDVESIFEFLRSDSDKADLDWKQRARTNLDRMTQGGILGLAEVVKGLQVLSELRPLPTKERELYDNARHLLVMEVAAALGCAEVNAEDSIDVVLFPPGRERPKRTAAEFARDDEDLGLDGDLLGLDGDLDLPSDEEPPAEPAEEESSEEGEEGEAAESTEEAAPKKRGRPPKAKPEATEGGEAAAPKKRGRPPKPKPEATAAAGAEAPAPKKRGRPPKPKPPEAEGAAPAAPKKRGRPPKAKPSEGED, from the coding sequence ATGCCTGAAGGGTCCGCGTCACTCCAGCTCGCGGTCGGCGACCGGGTCGTCTATCCGAACCAGGGGGTCTGCCGCGTCACCGCCATCGACGTGAAGGAGGTGGCCGGTCAGAAGCTCACCTTCGTCACGATGCGCCGCGAAGAAGACGGCGCGGTCGTCATGGTGCCATCCAACAAGGTGGTCGCCATCGGCGTGCGCAAGGTCGCCACCGCCGAGGATGTGGAGAGCATCTTCGAGTTCCTGCGTTCGGACAGCGACAAGGCCGACCTGGACTGGAAGCAGCGCGCCCGCACCAACCTGGACCGGATGACCCAGGGCGGAATCCTGGGACTGGCCGAGGTGGTGAAGGGCCTCCAGGTCCTCAGCGAACTGCGCCCCCTGCCGACCAAGGAGCGTGAGCTCTACGACAACGCCCGGCACCTGCTGGTGATGGAGGTCGCCGCCGCGCTCGGCTGCGCCGAGGTCAACGCCGAGGACTCCATCGACGTCGTCCTCTTCCCGCCCGGCCGCGAGCGCCCCAAGCGCACCGCCGCCGAGTTCGCCCGCGACGACGAGGACCTGGGCCTCGACGGCGACCTGCTGGGCCTGGATGGCGACCTCGACCTGCCGTCGGACGAGGAACCGCCCGCCGAGCCCGCCGAGGAGGAGTCCTCCGAGGAAGGCGAGGAGGGCGAGGCCGCCGAGTCGACCGAGGAGGCCGCCCCCAAGAAGCGGGGCCGCCCGCCCAAGGCGAAGCCCGAGGCCACCGAGGGTGGCGAGGCTGCCGCGCCCAAGAAGCGCGGCCGTCCGCCCAAGCCCAAGCCGGAGGCCACCGCCGCCGCCGGAGCCGAAGCTCCCGCGCCCAAGAAGCGCGGCCGTCCGCCCAAGCCCAAGCCGCCCGAGGCGGAAGGGGCTGCTCCCGCGGCGCCGAAGAAGCGTGGCCGCCCGCCCAAGGCGAAGCCGTCCGAGGGCGAGGACTGA
- a CDS encoding serine/threonine-protein kinase: MQQPSEGLHFGKYKLLERIATGGMAEIYRARMTAVAGVTKPVVIKKILPGYAGNTAFVSMFVNEARIAAGLSHGNIAQVFDFGEVDGQYFIAMEFVDGQPLSRVLRRAREKGLYTLPQPLALLIAVEVLEGLAYAHTRLDERGRPLHIVHRDVSPQNVLLGYEGQVKLVDFGIAKARLAGRNEAEDGEVMGKYAYFAPEQARGRELDARTDVFAAGVVLYEMLCGRLPFEGKMTDVLRKVAMGDFPRPRDLNPDLPPALERILLTALAVEREQRYPTAEAFAEALTRYLHTAAPDVSPRARAHFMGFLFEAELVEDGRPVLLPREFLAQLTRWTQGPAERRGSREPAYLREAPPLPEAPGTGDRTTQPITLGPPSAQDAREPGPTTQPISLDPAPSEHSVYATGRIPLALVPNGGPAPEKALAPSPSRGPGLPRGVVLGAPVALVLVAMAVMIQMGNTGTFSVELSSTPPGATIRVDGRPLASRTPALITHLPADGEHLLEVHVTGMVPWSQMVRAERGTTLAVHARLRPRAQGGTASKSVRAPPPQEATMPVSRVTLSAVGHAFRVPFESAAEVKLNPARTYAVRVEGRLSTGGPATVEQAGYFLEGTEQLPAHESFGLVGPEERLVHNASMLYVFLLDARKEDNHGSLQVRVRERDSGTVTIVRLDARTHALKLSRTDRFLLRQLDPDTTYEVVLRDSPEPARTRGYEGGPVGRVLGLHGTGEGPESAPGVLELLEVGQPVRLRGASWLQLAFPDDHLADNTGTLLLEVSPVVPPARPPPVRAPGRMFDTPTR; encoded by the coding sequence GTGCAGCAGCCTTCCGAAGGGCTCCATTTCGGCAAGTACAAGCTGCTCGAGCGCATCGCGACGGGCGGGATGGCGGAGATCTACCGCGCCCGGATGACCGCCGTGGCGGGCGTCACCAAGCCCGTGGTCATCAAGAAAATCCTCCCCGGCTACGCGGGCAACACCGCCTTCGTGTCCATGTTCGTCAACGAGGCGCGCATCGCCGCGGGGCTGAGCCACGGCAACATCGCCCAGGTCTTCGACTTCGGCGAGGTGGACGGCCAGTACTTCATCGCCATGGAGTTCGTGGACGGCCAGCCGCTGTCGCGCGTGCTCCGGCGCGCGAGGGAGAAGGGGCTGTACACCCTGCCGCAGCCCCTGGCGCTGCTCATCGCGGTGGAGGTGCTGGAGGGACTGGCCTACGCGCACACCCGCCTGGACGAGCGCGGGCGCCCGCTCCACATCGTCCACCGGGACGTCAGCCCGCAGAACGTGCTCCTCGGCTACGAGGGCCAGGTGAAGCTGGTGGACTTCGGCATCGCGAAGGCCCGGCTCGCCGGCCGCAACGAGGCCGAGGACGGCGAGGTCATGGGCAAGTACGCCTACTTCGCCCCGGAGCAGGCCCGCGGCCGTGAGCTGGACGCGCGCACGGACGTCTTCGCCGCCGGCGTCGTCCTCTACGAGATGCTGTGCGGCCGGCTCCCCTTCGAGGGGAAGATGACGGACGTGCTGCGCAAGGTCGCCATGGGCGACTTCCCGCGCCCCAGGGACCTCAACCCGGACCTGCCTCCCGCGCTGGAGCGCATCCTCCTCACCGCCCTGGCCGTGGAGCGTGAGCAGCGCTACCCCACCGCCGAGGCCTTCGCGGAGGCCCTCACCCGCTACCTCCACACCGCCGCGCCGGACGTCTCTCCCCGGGCCCGGGCCCACTTCATGGGCTTCCTCTTCGAGGCCGAGCTGGTGGAGGACGGCCGCCCGGTGCTGCTGCCGCGCGAGTTCCTGGCGCAGCTGACCCGCTGGACGCAGGGCCCCGCCGAGCGCCGCGGCTCGCGCGAGCCCGCCTACCTGCGCGAGGCGCCCCCGCTCCCCGAGGCGCCGGGCACGGGCGACCGCACCACCCAGCCCATCACCCTGGGGCCCCCCTCCGCGCAGGACGCGCGCGAGCCCGGCCCCACCACGCAGCCCATCAGCCTGGACCCGGCCCCCTCCGAGCACTCCGTCTACGCCACCGGGCGCATCCCCCTCGCGCTCGTCCCCAACGGGGGCCCCGCGCCGGAAAAGGCCCTGGCGCCGTCCCCGTCGAGGGGCCCCGGCCTGCCGCGCGGCGTGGTGCTGGGGGCGCCGGTGGCCCTGGTCCTGGTCGCCATGGCGGTGATGATTCAGATGGGCAACACGGGCACCTTCTCGGTGGAGCTGAGCTCCACGCCGCCGGGCGCCACCATCCGCGTGGACGGCCGCCCCCTGGCCTCGCGCACCCCCGCCCTCATCACCCACCTGCCCGCCGACGGCGAGCACCTCCTGGAGGTGCACGTGACGGGCATGGTGCCGTGGAGCCAGATGGTGCGAGCCGAGCGCGGCACCACCCTGGCCGTCCATGCCCGCCTCCGCCCGAGGGCGCAGGGAGGGACGGCGTCGAAGTCCGTCCGCGCCCCGCCGCCGCAGGAGGCCACCATGCCCGTGAGTCGGGTCACCCTGTCCGCCGTGGGACACGCCTTCCGCGTCCCCTTCGAGTCCGCGGCGGAGGTGAAGCTGAACCCGGCGCGGACCTACGCCGTGCGCGTGGAGGGGCGCCTGTCCACGGGCGGCCCCGCGACGGTGGAGCAGGCCGGCTACTTCCTGGAGGGCACCGAGCAGCTCCCCGCGCACGAGTCCTTCGGCCTCGTCGGCCCCGAGGAGCGGCTGGTGCACAACGCCTCCATGCTCTACGTCTTCCTGCTGGACGCGCGGAAGGAGGACAACCATGGCTCCCTCCAGGTGCGGGTGCGCGAGCGGGACAGCGGCACCGTCACCATCGTCCGGCTGGATGCGCGCACGCACGCCCTGAAGCTGTCGCGCACGGACCGCTTCCTGCTGCGCCAGTTGGACCCGGACACCACCTATGAAGTGGTGCTGCGCGACAGCCCCGAGCCCGCGCGCACCCGGGGCTACGAGGGCGGCCCGGTGGGCCGGGTGCTCGGCCTCCACGGCACGGGCGAAGGCCCCGAGTCCGCCCCCGGCGTCCTGGAGTTGCTGGAGGTGGGGCAGCCGGTGCGCCTGCGGGGAGCGTCCTGGCTCCAGTTGGCCTTCCCGGACGACCACCTGGCCGACAACACGGGCACCCTGCTCCTGGAGGTGTCCCCCGTGGTGCCGCCCGCCCGTCCGCCTCCCGTGCGGGCGCCGGGGCGCATGTTCGACACCCCCACGCGCTAG
- a CDS encoding phosphatidate phosphatase App1 family protein — protein sequence MSRNVRRLTAANWEGARVEVSFQGVVATVKSGHDGGFEVNLRPLEGQRFAVGTGEAEAKVPGAAAKAPVEVIPDTAPLLVVSDFDDTVAVTNVTSPVKLVESALLKDSDTQAVVPGMAAFYGCLKSTSAPAFALVSGSPVQYLPRIRTFLSRHGFPAGFGLYLRDLGPGTLSGYKQPAIRRLLQQFSQPVVLVGDSGEKDPEVYAQIRDEFPGRVKAIYIRDAGRTEDAKRFKDMVLFKESGDAAAHAAGAGLADAACVANAFPKAVPVVAPAGATVKQTPP from the coding sequence TTGTCTCGGAATGTGAGACGGCTGACAGCAGCCAACTGGGAGGGCGCCCGGGTCGAGGTGTCCTTCCAGGGCGTGGTGGCGACGGTGAAAAGCGGCCATGACGGCGGCTTCGAGGTGAACCTGCGGCCGCTGGAGGGCCAGCGCTTCGCGGTGGGGACGGGCGAGGCGGAGGCGAAGGTGCCGGGGGCGGCGGCGAAGGCGCCGGTGGAGGTCATCCCGGATACGGCGCCGCTGCTGGTGGTCTCCGACTTCGACGACACCGTGGCGGTGACGAACGTGACGAGCCCGGTGAAGCTGGTGGAGTCGGCGTTGCTGAAGGACTCGGACACGCAGGCGGTGGTGCCGGGCATGGCGGCGTTCTACGGGTGCCTCAAGAGCACGTCGGCGCCGGCCTTCGCCCTGGTGAGTGGCTCGCCCGTGCAGTACCTGCCGCGCATCCGGACCTTTCTGTCGCGCCATGGCTTTCCGGCGGGCTTCGGGCTGTACCTGAGGGACCTCGGCCCGGGGACGCTGTCCGGGTACAAGCAGCCCGCCATCCGCCGCCTGCTCCAGCAGTTCTCGCAGCCGGTGGTGCTGGTGGGGGACTCGGGGGAGAAGGACCCGGAGGTGTACGCGCAGATTCGCGACGAGTTCCCTGGACGCGTGAAGGCCATCTACATCCGCGACGCGGGGCGCACCGAGGACGCGAAGCGGTTCAAGGACATGGTGCTCTTCAAGGAGTCGGGGGATGCGGCCGCGCACGCCGCGGGGGCCGGGCTGGCGGATGCCGCCTGTGTGGCCAACGCGTTCCCGAAGGCCGTGCCCGTCGTCGCGCCCGCGGGCGCCACCGTGAAGCAGACACCTCCGTGA
- a CDS encoding type VI immunity family protein: protein MSALDLFRERTSPYRLDWSFDAEGQSHPLDDAEWERIRQQVLETNESAVVHLSGEPRVGGLYVDYRGLRCYPLPWPGRERDVSALFLLLPTEYLEENGPGRIRELALDLAEQFPFTSGYVDLALDGGGMDGEAAALVRTRYPGMHMTFGSPDIRMDTHVDGVHWMNFLGQPVLGKLGGSSALRERLTLPGISIQELTGDRALITLGEAPNPGDTETGETLPLHRALARLLEPYLYRNTRPLGRMTPEDMRRWERRFLD, encoded by the coding sequence ATGAGTGCGCTCGACCTCTTTCGGGAGCGCACGAGTCCATATCGGCTCGATTGGAGCTTCGACGCCGAAGGACAATCCCACCCGCTCGATGATGCTGAATGGGAACGCATCCGCCAGCAGGTGTTGGAGACCAATGAGTCTGCGGTCGTTCATTTGTCGGGAGAGCCGCGTGTTGGTGGGCTCTATGTTGATTACAGAGGGTTGCGTTGCTACCCGCTGCCCTGGCCGGGACGAGAGCGCGATGTGAGCGCCTTGTTCCTGCTCCTGCCGACCGAGTACCTGGAGGAAAACGGCCCAGGTCGGATTCGAGAGTTGGCTCTCGACCTGGCTGAACAGTTCCCCTTCACCTCCGGATACGTTGACCTTGCTCTCGACGGAGGTGGCATGGATGGAGAGGCCGCCGCTCTCGTACGTACGCGGTATCCCGGCATGCACATGACGTTCGGGTCCCCGGACATCCGCATGGACACCCACGTCGACGGCGTCCACTGGATGAACTTCCTCGGCCAACCCGTGCTCGGGAAACTCGGCGGCAGCTCCGCCCTTCGCGAGCGACTGACTCTCCCCGGAATCTCCATCCAGGAACTCACTGGCGACCGTGCCCTCATCACCCTGGGCGAAGCCCCGAACCCCGGCGACACAGAGACCGGAGAGACGCTCCCCCTCCACCGTGCGCTCGCCCGGCTCCTCGAGCCGTACCTCTACCGGAACACCCGGCCGCTCGGCCGGATGACTCCGGAGGACATGCGCCGCTGGGAGCGCCGCTTCCTGGACTGA
- a CDS encoding acyl-CoA dehydrogenase family protein, producing the protein MVAVLEPAPSKEIPAGGAFLFQEVGATRIVTPETFAEDQRLFFKTALQFSREQVLPQAERIEAKDNALLRNLLRQAGELGLLSVDIPEAYGGTGLDKTTSLLLAEAMSLNGSWSVTFGAHTGIGTLPIVWFGNAAQKQKYLPKLATGEWVAAYALTEQGSGSDALGAKTKAVRSPDGKHWILNGSKLYITNAAFADVFVVFAKVDGDKFTGFIVEKDTPGLTVGPEEHKMGIRGSSTCPLYFEDARVPVENQLGEVGKGHKIAFNILNYGRLKLGAGVLGGMKLQLQHALRFTQERKQFGTPIVQFPLSREKLARMTALIHAVESMTYRTAGLVDARLAGHDKTAADHETRLLAAVEEYAIESSIMKVHGSESLGILVDDAVQLHGGAGYIEEYPVERAYRDARINRIFEGTNEINRMLIVGMLLKRAVKGDLPLFAVAGNVADELSRGERPRARGQDALAPQEVAAESAKHLALHGLRIAAETFGTDLEKHQEVLAALSDVVMDAFALDSMVTRTRQAAGQGKLDPVRVALTQLYALDAVPRAFDRTRRALCATLQGEALDKELKRLSSLDVFTPYNPAELRETVVTALEAAGSYPFSQE; encoded by the coding sequence ATGGTTGCCGTACTCGAGCCCGCCCCTTCGAAGGAGATTCCCGCCGGCGGCGCGTTCCTCTTCCAGGAGGTGGGCGCCACCCGCATCGTCACCCCTGAGACATTCGCCGAGGACCAGCGCCTCTTCTTCAAGACGGCCCTCCAGTTCTCCCGCGAGCAGGTGCTCCCCCAGGCCGAGCGCATCGAAGCCAAGGACAACGCCCTCCTGCGCAACCTCCTCCGCCAGGCCGGTGAACTGGGCCTGCTCAGCGTGGACATCCCCGAGGCCTACGGCGGCACCGGCCTCGACAAGACGACCTCCCTCCTGCTCGCCGAGGCGATGAGCCTCAACGGCTCCTGGTCCGTGACTTTCGGCGCGCACACCGGCATCGGCACGCTGCCCATCGTCTGGTTCGGCAACGCGGCCCAAAAGCAGAAGTACCTCCCGAAGCTCGCCACCGGTGAGTGGGTCGCCGCCTACGCCCTCACGGAGCAGGGCAGCGGCAGCGACGCGCTCGGCGCGAAGACGAAGGCGGTGCGCTCGCCGGACGGCAAGCACTGGATTCTCAACGGCTCCAAGCTCTACATCACCAACGCGGCCTTCGCGGACGTGTTCGTCGTCTTCGCCAAGGTGGACGGCGACAAGTTCACCGGCTTCATCGTCGAGAAGGACACTCCCGGCCTCACCGTGGGCCCGGAGGAACACAAGATGGGCATCCGCGGCTCGTCCACGTGTCCCCTCTACTTCGAGGACGCGCGCGTCCCGGTGGAGAACCAGCTCGGCGAGGTCGGCAAGGGCCACAAGATTGCCTTCAACATCCTCAACTACGGCCGCCTCAAGCTGGGCGCGGGCGTGCTGGGCGGCATGAAGCTCCAGCTCCAGCACGCGCTGCGCTTCACGCAGGAGCGCAAGCAGTTCGGCACCCCCATCGTCCAGTTCCCCCTGTCGCGCGAGAAGCTGGCCCGCATGACGGCGCTCATCCACGCCGTGGAGAGCATGACGTACCGCACCGCCGGCCTCGTGGACGCGCGCCTCGCCGGCCACGACAAGACCGCCGCCGACCACGAGACGCGCCTGCTCGCCGCCGTCGAGGAGTACGCCATCGAGTCGTCCATCATGAAGGTGCACGGCTCGGAGTCGCTCGGCATCCTCGTGGACGACGCCGTGCAGCTCCACGGCGGCGCCGGCTACATCGAGGAGTATCCGGTGGAGCGCGCGTACCGCGACGCACGCATCAACCGCATCTTCGAGGGCACCAACGAAATCAACCGCATGCTCATCGTCGGCATGCTCCTCAAGCGCGCGGTGAAGGGCGACCTGCCGCTGTTCGCCGTCGCCGGCAACGTGGCCGATGAGCTGTCCCGGGGCGAGCGCCCCCGCGCGCGCGGCCAGGACGCGCTGGCCCCGCAGGAGGTGGCCGCCGAGTCCGCCAAGCACCTCGCCCTCCACGGCCTGCGCATCGCCGCGGAGACCTTCGGCACGGATTTGGAGAAGCACCAGGAGGTGCTCGCCGCGCTGTCGGACGTGGTGATGGACGCCTTCGCGCTGGACTCCATGGTGACGCGCACCCGGCAGGCCGCCGGCCAGGGGAAGCTGGACCCGGTGCGCGTGGCGCTGACGCAGCTGTACGCGCTGGACGCCGTCCCCCGCGCCTTCGACAGGACGCGCCGCGCGCTGTGCGCCACGCTCCAGGGCGAGGCGCTCGACAAGGAGCTGAAGCGCCTCTCCTCGCTGGACGTCTTCACTCCGTACAACCCCGCAGAGCTGCGCGAGACGGTGGTGACGGCGCTCGAGGCCGCGGGCAGCTACCCGTTCAGCCAGGAGTAG
- a CDS encoding PilZ domain-containing protein, translated as MNTNVRLKVAYKTPQSLVGEYTRSVGQGGVTLETRRSLPLGTRFTFELHAGGVPRPVEVLGEVVQVEPRESQRYLLTVRYGVGQDRTALDAMLQRIFSVQEQEGLRRFPRLPLHLRAMEAAPMSPIFLVRDISKGGVGLEVQAPALPRKVHVGTPFLLEMDLQGGPLMLHGEVVWTSSVPKKHSETVTPGFGATFGRLRPEMQKRLEALLTLASLPPAPWKARVSFGMDAVTRMP; from the coding sequence GTGAATACGAACGTACGACTGAAGGTGGCCTACAAGACCCCGCAGTCATTGGTGGGGGAGTACACACGCAGCGTCGGGCAGGGGGGCGTCACGCTGGAGACGCGCCGCAGCCTTCCGCTCGGGACTCGCTTCACCTTCGAGCTGCACGCCGGAGGCGTGCCCAGACCCGTGGAGGTCCTGGGCGAGGTGGTGCAGGTGGAGCCGCGCGAGTCACAGCGCTACCTGCTCACCGTGCGCTACGGCGTGGGCCAGGACCGCACCGCGCTGGACGCCATGCTCCAGCGCATCTTCTCCGTTCAGGAGCAGGAGGGGCTGCGCCGCTTCCCGCGACTGCCCCTGCACCTGCGCGCGATGGAGGCGGCGCCCATGTCCCCCATCTTCCTGGTGCGGGACATCTCCAAGGGCGGCGTGGGGCTGGAGGTACAGGCCCCGGCGCTGCCCCGCAAGGTGCACGTGGGCACGCCCTTCCTCCTGGAGATGGACCTCCAGGGGGGCCCGCTGATGCTGCACGGCGAGGTGGTGTGGACCTCGTCGGTGCCGAAGAAGCACTCGGAGACGGTGACGCCGGGCTTCGGCGCCACCTTCGGACGGCTGCGGCCGGAGATGCAGAAGCGGCTGGAGGCCCTGCTGACCCTGGCGTCCCTGCCCCCCGCGCCCTGGAAGGCGCGCGTGAGCTTCGGCATGGACGCGGTGACGCGGATGCCGTGA
- the mraZ gene encoding division/cell wall cluster transcriptional repressor MraZ, which produces MFRGVYEHQIDAKGRTSLPAKLRETLVGAYDERLIITTALDRCLHAYPVREWEALEASLARRNPMEPGVKTLMRLYVASAQECPLDKLGRLLIPPTLRTYAGLEKDVVWAGMVKVIELWSREGWAKAQEEARQEATSADVMKVLSELRQQ; this is translated from the coding sequence GTGTTCCGAGGCGTCTATGAGCACCAGATCGACGCGAAGGGGCGGACGAGCCTCCCGGCGAAGCTCCGGGAAACGCTGGTGGGCGCCTACGACGAGCGGCTCATCATCACCACGGCGCTCGACAGGTGCCTCCACGCGTACCCGGTGCGGGAGTGGGAAGCGCTGGAGGCATCCCTGGCCCGCCGCAACCCGATGGAGCCAGGGGTGAAGACGCTGATGCGCCTGTACGTGGCCAGCGCGCAGGAGTGCCCGTTGGACAAGCTGGGGCGCCTGCTCATCCCTCCCACGCTTCGCACCTATGCCGGGCTGGAGAAGGACGTGGTGTGGGCGGGGATGGTGAAGGTGATTGAGCTGTGGAGTCGCGAGGGCTGGGCGAAGGCGCAGGAGGAGGCCCGCCAGGAGGCGACCTCCGCGGATGTCATGAAGGTGCTGTCGGAGCTGCGCCAGCAGTAG
- a CDS encoding STAS domain-containing protein has protein sequence MNQVLEVRRGAGAAVATGRVETLMLEGELSEQDLLQLCEDLTRKMQRGVRQVVLDFADVGHLNYRGVKPLMARAEAFRRTGGDLKLSGLSPYLAAIFRAAGAHDAFEIYPHMNDARAAFALARAPFV, from the coding sequence ATGAACCAGGTTCTGGAGGTGCGGCGAGGGGCGGGCGCGGCGGTGGCTACCGGGCGCGTGGAGACGCTCATGCTCGAGGGCGAGCTGAGCGAGCAGGACCTGCTTCAGCTCTGCGAGGACCTCACCCGGAAGATGCAGCGCGGCGTGCGCCAGGTGGTGCTCGACTTCGCCGACGTGGGGCACCTGAACTACCGGGGCGTCAAGCCGCTCATGGCCCGCGCGGAGGCCTTCCGCCGCACGGGCGGCGACCTGAAGCTGTCCGGCCTGTCGCCGTACCTGGCCGCCATCTTCCGCGCGGCCGGCGCGCACGACGCCTTCGAAATCTACCCGCACATGAACGACGCCCGGGCCGCCTTCGCGCTCGCGCGGGCCCCGTTCGTCTGA
- the rsmH gene encoding 16S rRNA (cytosine(1402)-N(4))-methyltransferase RsmH, with amino-acid sequence MEALDFQHQTVLLREAVDLLQPGVGKVIIDGTLGGGGHTEALLARGATVVGVDRDPVALAAATSRVGGNPRFQARQGNFAELPRVAAELLPVDGVLVDLGVSSPQLDVAERGFSFMKEGPLDMRMGDTGPTAAELIASMDERDLAHILKEYGEEPFALPIARELKRALPTRTLEAAEVVKRAVPRKAWPNRIHVATRTFQALRMAVNGELEALDALLAAIPGLLKVGGRAAIIAFHSLEDRKVKEAFRDMVGRCTCPPGLPVCACGYSGAFALVTKKAVAASDEEVEANPRSRSAHLRVVEKLR; translated from the coding sequence GTGGAGGCCTTGGACTTCCAGCACCAGACCGTCCTCCTGCGGGAAGCAGTGGACTTGCTCCAACCGGGAGTGGGGAAGGTGATCATCGACGGCACACTGGGCGGCGGTGGCCACACGGAGGCGCTCCTGGCTCGGGGCGCCACCGTGGTGGGCGTGGACCGCGACCCGGTGGCGCTCGCCGCGGCCACCTCGCGCGTGGGGGGCAACCCGCGCTTCCAGGCCCGGCAGGGCAACTTCGCCGAGCTGCCCCGCGTGGCCGCGGAGCTGCTCCCGGTGGACGGGGTGCTGGTGGACCTGGGCGTCTCCTCCCCACAGCTCGACGTGGCCGAGCGCGGCTTCTCCTTCATGAAGGAGGGCCCGCTGGACATGCGCATGGGCGACACGGGGCCCACCGCCGCGGAGCTCATCGCCTCCATGGATGAGCGCGACCTGGCCCACATCCTCAAGGAGTACGGCGAGGAGCCCTTCGCGCTGCCCATCGCCCGTGAGCTGAAGCGCGCGCTGCCCACGCGCACCCTGGAGGCCGCCGAGGTGGTGAAGCGGGCGGTGCCGCGCAAGGCGTGGCCCAACCGCATCCATGTCGCCACCCGCACGTTCCAGGCGCTGCGCATGGCCGTCAACGGTGAGCTGGAGGCGCTGGACGCGCTGCTCGCCGCCATCCCGGGCCTCCTCAAGGTGGGCGGCCGCGCCGCCATCATCGCCTTCCACTCCCTGGAGGACCGGAAGGTGAAGGAGGCCTTCAGGGACATGGTGGGCCGGTGCACCTGTCCGCCGGGGCTGCCGGTGTGCGCCTGTGGCTATTCGGGTGCGTTCGCCCTGGTGACGAAGAAGGCCGTGGCCGCCTCGGACGAAGAGGTGGAGGCCAACCCCCGCTCTCGCAGCGCGCACCTGCGCGTGGTGGAGAAACTCCGATGA
- the ftsL gene encoding cell division protein FtsL, with protein sequence MSKATSRFGSTRGSVSLTGVLMHLLPPVLLFALFAAVGMLHVTSRVLVVDMGYRLSSAEAESRTLTRENDRLKLELATLKAPARLERVAREQLGMAMPTGGAVVSLAAEKPARGDARVEARGSEQAGARVAGRGATGSAR encoded by the coding sequence ATGAGCAAGGCGACTTCCAGGTTCGGTTCGACGCGTGGCTCCGTCTCGCTGACGGGGGTGCTGATGCACCTGTTGCCGCCCGTCCTCCTCTTCGCCCTCTTCGCGGCGGTGGGCATGCTCCACGTCACCAGCCGCGTGCTGGTGGTGGACATGGGCTACCGCCTGTCGAGCGCGGAGGCCGAGAGCCGCACCCTCACCCGGGAGAACGACCGGCTGAAGCTGGAGCTGGCCACCCTCAAGGCCCCGGCGCGGCTGGAGCGCGTGGCGCGCGAGCAGCTGGGCATGGCCATGCCCACCGGCGGCGCGGTGGTGTCGCTGGCCGCGGAGAAGCCGGCCCGCGGGGACGCCCGTGTCGAAGCACGCGGCTCCGAGCAGGCCGGCGCGCGGGTGGCCGGGCGCGGCGCGACGGGGTCGGCGCGGTGA